Proteins encoded together in one Sinorhizobium sp. B11 window:
- a CDS encoding CoA transferase has protein sequence MTGHSERQFDPAAKGPLAGIRVLDLSRLVAGNMLSLQLADFGADVVKIEPPSGDPLRDWKDDGHSLYWKTYSRNKRSVMLNLREKPAMDALWALIETADVFIENYRPGTLEEMGLAPDVLHARNPDLVIVRISGFGQTGPYAQFPGFGTIVEGMSGFAYRTGFPDREPVLPPLALADMIAGVYGSSATVTALLARDRGLSRGQVIDLSLLEPMFSVLGPEAAIYKVTGKVKERVGSASNTAAPRNVYRCRDGKYVALSGSTPQVARRIFDIIGRSDMNEDPRFATNSARVNNRALVDEAVGGWFAGHDHDEALQIMRDAGATVGPIYSIADAAEDEHFSGREIIVDAEDAEFGSLPMHNIVPRLSATPGVWRRPAPSLGQHTAEVLAEAGLDAAAIDAIVKGSGA, from the coding sequence ATGACCGGACATTCCGAAAGACAGTTCGACCCTGCAGCGAAAGGCCCGCTTGCCGGCATTCGCGTGCTCGACCTCTCCCGCCTCGTCGCCGGCAACATGCTGTCGCTGCAGCTTGCCGATTTCGGTGCGGATGTTGTGAAGATCGAGCCGCCGTCAGGCGATCCGCTGCGCGACTGGAAGGATGACGGCCACTCGCTCTACTGGAAGACCTATAGCCGCAACAAGCGCTCGGTCATGCTGAACCTGCGCGAGAAACCGGCCATGGACGCGCTCTGGGCGCTGATCGAGACGGCCGATGTCTTCATCGAGAATTATCGTCCGGGCACGCTGGAAGAGATGGGGCTTGCTCCTGACGTTCTCCATGCCCGCAATCCCGATCTCGTCATCGTGCGCATTTCCGGCTTCGGCCAGACCGGCCCCTATGCGCAATTTCCGGGTTTCGGAACGATCGTCGAGGGCATGAGCGGCTTTGCCTATCGCACCGGCTTTCCCGATCGCGAACCGGTGCTGCCGCCGCTCGCGCTCGCCGACATGATCGCCGGCGTCTACGGCAGTTCGGCCACCGTCACGGCGCTGCTTGCCCGCGACCGCGGCCTGTCGCGCGGCCAGGTGATCGACCTCTCGCTGCTGGAGCCGATGTTTTCGGTTCTCGGGCCGGAAGCGGCGATCTACAAGGTCACCGGCAAGGTCAAGGAACGCGTCGGCAGCGCCTCGAACACGGCGGCGCCCCGCAATGTCTACCGCTGCCGCGACGGCAAATATGTGGCGCTGTCGGGATCGACACCGCAGGTCGCCCGCCGCATCTTTGACATTATCGGCCGCAGCGACATGAACGAGGATCCGCGCTTTGCCACCAATTCGGCGCGCGTGAACAATCGCGCGCTGGTGGATGAGGCCGTGGGCGGCTGGTTTGCCGGGCATGATCATGACGAGGCATTGCAGATCATGCGCGATGCCGGCGCCACCGTCGGCCCGATCTACAGCATCGCCGATGCGGCCGAAGACGAGCATTTTTCCGGACGCGAGATCATCGTCGATGCCGAAGATGCCGAATTTGGCAGCCTGCCGATGCACAATATCGTTCCCCGTCTTTCCGCGACACCAGGCGTCTGGCGCCGGCCGGCACCGTCACTTGGTCAGCATACGGCGGAAGTGCTTGCCGAAGCCGGCCTTGATGCCGCTGCGATCGACGCCATCGTGAAGGGAAGCGGTGCATGA
- a CDS encoding ABC transporter permease codes for MATVMSLSAVKSYAPTMGAYDPHPAIGDLERIVPDGRRKSRRLPRSLGKSLGPAALICLWWVGTRYGLISEDLLPGPATLLATLLEMISSGDLAEALLLSLQRVVIGFGIGFVTGVGLALIAGLLRLGEDLIDAPMQMARTLPWAGLVPLLIIWLGIDETPKVILVAFAVTFPLYINTFAGIRNVDRTLVEAARTLSFGRAALILQVILPGTLPNLLVGLRYSLGSAWLALVFAETVNAQGGLGYLITHAREVYRVDIIILCLAIYALLGLGADLVVRVLERVLLGWRQSFDGV; via the coding sequence ATGGCGACGGTGATGAGCCTGTCGGCGGTCAAATCGTATGCGCCCACCATGGGCGCATACGATCCGCATCCAGCCATCGGCGATCTCGAGCGCATCGTTCCTGACGGCAGACGAAAGAGCCGCCGCCTACCGCGCAGCCTTGGCAAGAGCCTCGGTCCGGCGGCGCTGATATGTCTATGGTGGGTCGGCACGCGCTATGGCCTGATTTCCGAGGACCTGCTTCCAGGTCCTGCGACACTCCTTGCGACATTGCTCGAGATGATATCGAGCGGCGACCTCGCGGAAGCGCTTCTCCTGTCGCTCCAGCGCGTCGTGATCGGTTTCGGCATCGGCTTCGTCACAGGTGTCGGTCTTGCGCTCATCGCCGGTCTCTTGCGCCTCGGTGAGGATCTGATTGACGCGCCGATGCAGATGGCGCGCACACTTCCCTGGGCCGGCCTCGTGCCGCTCCTGATTATCTGGCTCGGAATAGACGAGACGCCCAAGGTCATCCTCGTCGCCTTTGCCGTCACGTTCCCCCTTTACATCAACACGTTCGCCGGCATCCGCAATGTCGACAGGACCCTCGTCGAGGCTGCGCGCACGTTGTCCTTTGGCCGAGCGGCGCTGATCCTTCAAGTCATCCTCCCCGGCACCTTGCCGAACCTGCTCGTCGGGCTGCGCTATTCGCTTGGATCGGCGTGGCTGGCGCTCGTCTTTGCCGAGACCGTCAATGCACAGGGCGGGCTCGGATACCTGATCACCCATGCGCGCGAGGTCTATCGCGTCGACATCATCATCCTTTGCCTTGCCATATATGCGCTTCTCGGCCTTGGGGCGGATCTGGTCGTGCGGGTCCTGGAACGCGTCCTGCTCGGCTGGCGCCAGAGTTTCGACGGAGTATGA
- a CDS encoding DUF899 family protein codes for MDMGELRPAKELAAKRASRFANETADYAKARMALLAEEIEVRRHLTRLAEQRRRLPPGPVIEKNYRFKDENGSETGLAEMFGHHDTLVTYFWMFGPQRERPCPMCTNFLGGANGNGADVKQRAAFKIIGRSPVERQRAFAMERGWRDLDFAQTVGDDYARDLGLLDAKGNEYPGLTVYQRQGNEVRVFYNAEMPAEAADPGQDPRGAVDIAPLWNILDMTPAGRGTNWYPKLTY; via the coding sequence ATGGACATGGGCGAATTGAGACCGGCAAAGGAGCTAGCCGCGAAACGCGCAAGCAGATTCGCAAACGAAACAGCCGACTACGCCAAGGCAAGAATGGCGCTTTTGGCAGAAGAGATTGAAGTTCGGCGGCATCTAACGAGGCTTGCGGAGCAACGCAGGCGGCTGCCTCCCGGCCCAGTCATCGAAAAGAACTATCGCTTCAAGGACGAGAACGGCAGCGAGACCGGTCTGGCCGAAATGTTCGGACATCACGATACGCTCGTGACTTATTTCTGGATGTTCGGTCCGCAGCGCGAACGACCCTGCCCGATGTGCACAAATTTTCTGGGCGGAGCGAACGGCAACGGCGCCGATGTCAAGCAGCGGGCCGCGTTCAAAATCATCGGTCGCAGCCCCGTTGAGAGGCAGCGCGCGTTCGCAATGGAGCGCGGCTGGCGCGACCTCGATTTCGCTCAGACCGTCGGCGACGACTATGCGAGAGATCTAGGTCTGCTCGACGCCAAGGGCAACGAGTATCCGGGGCTTACCGTCTATCAGAGGCAAGGAAACGAAGTCCGCGTGTTCTATAATGCCGAAATGCCTGCCGAGGCGGCAGATCCCGGACAGGATCCGAGAGGAGCCGTCGACATCGCGCCGCTCTGGAACATTCTGGACATGACACCAGCCGGTCGCGGTACGAACTGGTATCCGAAGCTCACCTATTAA
- a CDS encoding ABC transporter ATP-binding protein: MNMSLPVSAQTGLSVSVRGLVRRFGKRNVIDRLDLDIRQGEFVALLGASGCGKSTLLRILADLDHDIEGDVFVSPRRGVAFQSPRLFPWKRVWSNVVAGLPRGANRARANTALDEVGLTHRGDAWPKDLSGGEAQRASLARALVRNPDLLLLDEPFGALDALTRLRAQALVAELWQKHRQAVLLVTHDVEEALLLADRVLVMRDGVVAHEARIDLPRPRSTGSAGFNRLRVQLLDWLGVSTPTAKLAEQSNH; encoded by the coding sequence ATGAACATGTCGCTTCCCGTTTCGGCCCAGACGGGTCTTTCGGTCAGTGTGCGCGGGCTGGTGCGCCGCTTTGGAAAACGCAACGTCATCGATCGTCTCGATCTCGATATCAGGCAGGGCGAGTTCGTCGCCCTTTTAGGGGCGAGCGGTTGTGGCAAGAGCACGCTTTTGCGGATCCTCGCCGATCTCGATCACGACATCGAGGGCGACGTATTCGTTTCGCCGCGTCGCGGCGTCGCCTTCCAGTCGCCCCGGCTCTTTCCCTGGAAGCGGGTCTGGAGCAACGTCGTCGCCGGCCTTCCACGCGGGGCTAACCGCGCAAGGGCGAACACGGCTCTCGACGAGGTTGGGCTCACCCACCGCGGCGATGCCTGGCCGAAGGATCTTTCAGGCGGAGAGGCGCAGCGAGCCTCACTGGCGCGTGCACTGGTGCGCAACCCGGACCTTCTGCTGCTCGACGAGCCGTTCGGGGCGCTCGACGCCTTGACGCGCCTCAGGGCGCAGGCGCTCGTCGCCGAACTCTGGCAGAAACACCGCCAGGCCGTGCTGCTAGTCACCCATGACGTCGAAGAAGCGCTACTGCTTGCCGACAGGGTGCTCGTGATGCGCGACGGCGTGGTCGCTCACGAGGCGAGGATCGACCTGCCGCGACCACGCTCGACGGGCAGCGCCGGCTTCAATCGGCTGCGGGTGCAACTTCTCGACTGGCTCGGGGTCAGCACGCCGACAGCAAAACTGGCTGAACAGAGCAATCATTGA
- a CDS encoding NtaA/DmoA family FMN-dependent monooxygenase (This protein belongs to a clade of FMN-dependent monooxygenases, within a broader family of flavin-dependent oxidoreductases, the luciferase-like monooxygenase (LMM) family, some of whose members use coenzyme F420 rather than FMN.), translating into MTNTSRTLNLNVGINTTGYLANAWKYRTGSRHDINDPAYYRRLTELAHKGRFDAVFFSDHPALMTDPASRPFHTIDPLILCTALSAQVPDIGFVVTMSSTYNSPFNFARRVQSTDIVSGGRLIVNVVSSFNPNVAANFGSEPLPPRSERYAKASEFLDVAKELWASWDPAREGEVPENRFWDAASANAVDHQGTYFSVKGPLNVPKGPQGHPVIAQAGASEGGIELAARHGEIIYCNILSRGAGQAFGAKVRGRAASIGRDPSGIRIVPGLVVILGESQEEALRRHELYSGTGSEDGLLARFAKEHGIDSDGFDPDAILDAERFIPDANRLQAVGMGLGLSDLLTHEKLTARQAVRRSEGHHRLLLGTPEQVADEIIDLWADGTVDGYTLQPPRAPDDIEEFVEKVVPILQDRGVYRREYEGRTVRDRYGLPYPFDSLSSTTPERLSTKNRS; encoded by the coding sequence ATGACGAACACGTCCCGGACACTGAATCTCAACGTTGGCATCAACACTACCGGCTATCTTGCCAATGCCTGGAAATACAGAACCGGCAGCCGCCATGACATCAACGATCCCGCTTATTATCGCCGGTTGACAGAGCTGGCACATAAGGGACGCTTCGATGCGGTGTTCTTTTCCGACCACCCCGCATTGATGACCGATCCGGCAAGCCGGCCCTTCCACACGATCGATCCCTTGATCCTCTGCACCGCGCTTTCGGCCCAGGTGCCCGATATCGGGTTCGTCGTGACGATGTCTTCGACCTACAATTCGCCGTTCAACTTTGCCCGGCGCGTTCAATCGACCGATATCGTTTCGGGTGGTCGCCTCATCGTCAACGTCGTGTCGTCCTTCAATCCGAACGTCGCCGCCAATTTCGGTTCCGAGCCGTTGCCACCGCGCAGCGAGCGCTACGCCAAGGCCTCCGAATTTCTCGACGTCGCCAAGGAACTCTGGGCGAGTTGGGATCCGGCACGCGAGGGCGAGGTCCCGGAAAACCGCTTTTGGGATGCAGCAAGCGCCAATGCGGTCGACCACCAGGGTACCTACTTTTCCGTCAAAGGACCGCTCAATGTGCCGAAAGGACCGCAGGGCCATCCCGTCATTGCGCAGGCCGGCGCATCCGAGGGCGGCATAGAGCTTGCCGCGCGCCATGGCGAGATCATTTATTGCAACATTCTTTCGCGCGGTGCAGGCCAGGCTTTCGGCGCAAAGGTGAGGGGCCGTGCAGCATCGATCGGCCGCGATCCCTCGGGTATCCGCATCGTGCCCGGCCTCGTCGTCATCCTCGGCGAAAGCCAAGAGGAGGCATTGCGCAGGCATGAGCTCTATAGCGGCACCGGTTCGGAGGACGGCTTGCTTGCGCGGTTCGCCAAGGAGCATGGTATTGATTCCGACGGTTTCGATCCGGACGCCATCCTGGATGCCGAACGCTTCATCCCCGATGCCAACCGACTGCAGGCCGTCGGCATGGGACTTGGCCTGTCTGATCTCCTGACGCATGAGAAGCTGACCGCAAGACAGGCAGTCCGCAGGTCGGAGGGGCATCACCGCCTGCTGCTCGGGACGCCGGAGCAGGTCGCCGACGAAATCATCGACCTCTGGGCGGATGGTACGGTGGACGGATACACCCTCCAGCCACCCCGCGCGCCCGACGATATCGAGGAATTCGTCGAGAAGGTCGTTCCCATCCTCCAGGATCGTGGCGTCTATCGCAGGGAGTATGAAGGCAGGACAGTTCGTGATCGTTACGGCTTGCCCTATCCGTTCGATAGCTTGTCGTCGACCACCCCTGAGCGGCTATCTACAAAAAACAGATCCTAG
- a CDS encoding CoA ester lyase, translating to MRFRSLLYVPASSDRFIAKAHERGAAAIILDLEDSVAPAEKQAARARLAEAVASVGRNGAKVFVRINSEPDLQKADAEAACRAGAFGLYIAKTRSLSRLHLLAYHLQTLERELGREQMWFVPLIEDAAAVLDARSFAGCQRVLALAAGGEDLAASMGGEPLPDVLRLPKLMVHMAAKAEGKLSFGTLTTVADYGDLEALDAAAQEARRHGFDGASCVHPSAVAILNAAFSPSPEKLDWARRVIAAAEIAGSAGKGAISLDGKMIDAPVVARARALLSQ from the coding sequence ATGAGATTTCGTTCGCTTCTCTATGTGCCCGCCTCCTCCGACCGGTTTATTGCCAAGGCGCATGAGCGGGGGGCGGCCGCAATCATTCTCGATCTCGAGGATTCGGTCGCACCCGCCGAAAAGCAGGCCGCCCGCGCGAGGCTGGCGGAGGCCGTTGCCTCCGTCGGGCGCAATGGTGCCAAGGTGTTCGTCCGCATCAATTCCGAACCCGACCTGCAGAAAGCGGATGCGGAGGCTGCCTGCCGGGCGGGCGCCTTCGGCCTCTACATCGCCAAGACACGCTCGCTCAGCCGGCTGCATCTTCTCGCCTATCATCTGCAGACGCTGGAACGCGAACTCGGCCGCGAGCAGATGTGGTTCGTGCCGCTCATCGAGGATGCCGCCGCCGTGCTCGATGCGCGCTCCTTCGCCGGCTGCCAGCGGGTGCTCGCCCTTGCTGCCGGCGGCGAGGATCTGGCCGCCAGCATGGGCGGCGAACCGCTGCCGGATGTGTTGCGCCTGCCGAAGCTGATGGTGCACATGGCTGCCAAGGCCGAGGGTAAGCTCTCTTTCGGCACGCTGACGACGGTCGCCGACTACGGTGATCTCGAAGCGCTCGACGCCGCGGCGCAGGAGGCGAGGCGCCATGGTTTCGATGGGGCGAGCTGCGTCCATCCTTCCGCGGTCGCCATTCTCAACGCCGCTTTTTCGCCAAGTCCGGAAAAGCTCGACTGGGCGCGCCGCGTCATCGCGGCGGCCGAGATCGCCGGGTCGGCCGGCAAGGGCGCCATTTCGCTCGACGGAAAGATGATCGACGCGCCTGTCGTCGCGAGGGCGCGTGCGCTGCTGTCGCAGTGA
- the msuE gene encoding FMN reductase translates to MAALKLVGIAGSFNRPSKTLALVNHVARIARDKHGFDSRVYDMLDVGPSLGDAIWRKDLDGQAEAVISDIVNADLLIVGSPTYKGSYPGLFKHLIDLIDPHELRAKPIIITATGGGDRHALMVEHQLRPLFGFFMSHTLPTAIYASDRDFTDYAVASEQLCGRIDEVISEIDAFFPGARPVFDAAE, encoded by the coding sequence ATGGCCGCTCTTAAACTCGTTGGAATCGCGGGCAGCTTCAACCGCCCGTCTAAGACCCTGGCGCTCGTAAACCATGTCGCTCGTATCGCGAGGGACAAACATGGCTTCGACAGCAGGGTTTATGACATGCTTGATGTCGGGCCGTCTCTTGGCGACGCCATCTGGCGGAAGGACCTCGATGGTCAGGCCGAAGCCGTGATCTCCGACATCGTCAATGCGGATCTGCTCATCGTTGGCTCACCCACATACAAGGGTTCCTATCCCGGGCTTTTCAAACATCTGATCGATCTGATCGATCCGCATGAGCTGCGGGCGAAGCCAATCATCATCACCGCCACGGGCGGCGGCGACAGGCATGCTCTGATGGTCGAACATCAACTGCGACCTTTGTTCGGGTTCTTCATGTCCCATACGCTGCCAACGGCAATCTATGCATCCGATCGGGATTTCACCGACTACGCCGTCGCGTCCGAACAGCTTTGCGGGCGCATCGATGAGGTCATCAGCGAGATCGATGCATTCTTTCCGGGCGCTCGTCCAGTGTTTGATGCTGCGGAGTAG
- a CDS encoding monooxygenase gives MTRIDQGWGRGPSARYENIAAPFRLIFHDIAQAAIERDQQRRLPFKEVQWLRDAGFGALRVPQDYGGRDVTLPELFGLLIELSAADPNITNIFRSQLGFTEDLLNAPKGVWRDEWLSRLGRGEMIGSGFSELSNVKISEHSTKIQQEGDGYRLNGEKFYTTGSIYADWINLAAVDGSGSPIAALVPTRAQGVDILDDWDGFGQAMSGSGTARFKDVRLEPEHIKPDAARFPYTPAFFQLVHLASLAGIGRAAAGELAQHVGARARIYPRGNGTSSADDPQVLEVVGRVRGRAYSAGAIVLNVADALQRSFEANISGVDPEQTDTHLIADVETSQAVTVISTLILEATTILFDALGASAAKRATALDRHWRNARTITSHNPRIYHDRVVGEYAVSGKKPAAVGYRKIITPFGTSSEVA, from the coding sequence ATGACCAGGATCGATCAAGGATGGGGCCGTGGACCCTCGGCGCGCTATGAGAATATTGCCGCCCCCTTCCGGCTGATTTTTCATGACATCGCGCAGGCGGCGATCGAAAGGGACCAGCAGCGACGCCTGCCTTTCAAGGAAGTCCAATGGTTGCGCGATGCCGGCTTCGGTGCCTTGCGGGTTCCTCAGGATTATGGCGGCCGTGATGTCACATTGCCGGAGCTTTTCGGGCTGTTGATCGAGCTTTCCGCAGCCGATCCGAACATCACCAATATTTTCCGCAGCCAGCTCGGCTTTACCGAGGACCTTCTCAACGCACCGAAGGGAGTCTGGCGCGACGAATGGCTTTCCCGTCTTGGCCGCGGCGAGATGATCGGCAGCGGCTTTTCCGAGCTTTCCAACGTCAAGATCAGCGAGCATTCGACCAAGATCCAGCAGGAAGGAGACGGTTATCGCCTGAATGGCGAGAAATTCTACACGACGGGTTCGATCTATGCGGACTGGATCAACCTTGCCGCCGTGGACGGATCGGGTTCGCCGATCGCTGCCCTGGTGCCGACCAGGGCGCAAGGCGTCGACATCCTCGACGACTGGGACGGTTTTGGACAGGCCATGAGCGGCAGCGGTACCGCGCGGTTCAAGGATGTCAGGCTGGAACCTGAACATATCAAGCCCGATGCGGCCCGTTTTCCCTATACGCCGGCTTTTTTCCAACTCGTCCATCTGGCGAGCCTTGCCGGGATCGGCCGGGCGGCTGCGGGCGAACTCGCACAGCATGTCGGCGCCCGGGCGCGCATTTATCCGCGCGGCAACGGCACTTCGAGCGCGGACGATCCGCAGGTGCTGGAAGTGGTGGGACGCGTCAGGGGGCGCGCCTATTCGGCCGGGGCGATCGTGCTGAATGTTGCCGACGCCCTGCAGCGGTCCTTCGAAGCCAATATTTCCGGTGTCGATCCCGAGCAAACCGATACGCACCTCATTGCCGACGTCGAAACGAGCCAGGCCGTCACCGTCATCTCCACGCTGATCCTCGAGGCGACGACGATACTCTTCGATGCTCTTGGTGCCTCAGCCGCCAAGCGGGCAACTGCACTCGATCGCCATTGGCGCAATGCCCGCACGATCACGTCGCATAATCCCCGTATCTATCACGACCGCGTGGTCGGCGAATATGCGGTTTCCGGAAAGAAGCCCGCAGCTGTCGGTTATCGGAAAATCATTACGCCCTTCGGCACCAGCAGCGAGGTTGCCTGA
- a CDS encoding thiosulfate sulfurtransferase, producing MSQKTISLDTFKQWLADGHELAVLDIRAPDVVGYASPLFATNLPAERVARELSHFVPRKVVRTVLADGGDRTAERLVEELTAAGWVNTVALDGGIPAWTASGTDATLPTFDTPGVAFTLAVKDEKGTPLTSAEELKRLRDAGEDLIVIDTRTVSEFAREHVPGAVSVPGAELILRFKDVVPSETTQVIVSCAGLPRAILGAQTLIDAKVPNKVSYLHDGTKAWTAAGFSLETGRTRIYDEASSTAVEFARRQIAVLSSADRFPEIDIATARRWAADPDRTTYLLDVRTPEEFAGGHLEGTQSSEGGQLLGVAYRTIAVRGARVVLIDDLVGARARTVAHWLQRRGYDIALLLVDFNSQDLSKVA from the coding sequence ATGAGCCAGAAGACGATTTCCCTCGACACGTTCAAACAGTGGCTTGCTGACGGACACGAGCTTGCTGTTCTCGACATCCGCGCGCCCGATGTTGTCGGCTACGCGTCCCCGCTTTTCGCCACAAATTTGCCGGCCGAAAGGGTCGCGCGCGAGCTTTCTCACTTTGTGCCACGCAAGGTCGTGCGCACCGTGCTAGCCGACGGCGGCGATCGGACGGCCGAGCGTCTTGTCGAGGAGCTCACCGCAGCAGGCTGGGTGAACACCGTTGCGCTCGATGGCGGCATTCCGGCCTGGACGGCGAGTGGCACAGACGCAACCCTGCCGACATTCGATACGCCCGGCGTCGCATTTACACTTGCCGTCAAGGATGAGAAGGGTACGCCGCTCACTTCGGCCGAAGAGCTGAAAAGGCTGCGCGATGCTGGTGAGGATCTCATCGTCATCGACACGCGCACCGTATCTGAGTTTGCGCGCGAGCACGTCCCGGGCGCGGTCAGCGTGCCGGGTGCAGAACTGATCCTGCGTTTCAAGGACGTCGTGCCCTCCGAAACGACACAGGTCATCGTCTCCTGCGCCGGCCTGCCGCGCGCCATCCTCGGGGCCCAGACACTGATCGATGCCAAGGTTCCAAACAAGGTCTCCTATCTCCACGACGGCACCAAGGCCTGGACTGCGGCAGGCTTCAGCCTGGAGACCGGTAGGACACGGATCTATGACGAGGCGAGCAGCACGGCGGTTGAGTTTGCCCGCCGGCAGATCGCGGTCTTGAGCAGCGCCGACCGGTTCCCCGAAATCGATATCGCGACGGCCAGACGCTGGGCTGCCGATCCCGATCGCACGACCTATCTGCTGGACGTCAGGACGCCGGAGGAATTCGCAGGCGGTCATCTCGAAGGCACCCAGTCTTCCGAGGGCGGCCAGTTGCTCGGTGTTGCCTATCGGACGATAGCGGTAAGAGGCGCGCGCGTCGTGCTCATCGATGACCTTGTCGGTGCCCGCGCACGCACTGTTGCTCACTGGCTGCAGCGACGCGGCTACGACATCGCTCTCCTGCTGGTCGATTTCAATTCGCAGGACTTGAGCAAGGTCGCCTGA
- a CDS encoding ABC transporter substrate-binding protein, protein MRLSNITRLIRGAGLAIACSASFATASLGQDATDLSNLTVTVGTPNKTGLHRQLIAANEIENLPYKIKWADFDSTPPLVEALRAGHVDIAAGGDTGVLAAIANGVKVTILAGTWERKESGSAILVRGDSPLKDVADLKGHKVALPYFTKQHYQFAKALEEAGVPFDNKLILNLNTTDGLSALVNGQVDAFVVWDPNTAIAQQQHGARILKSLSKVIDTAGVLYAPTSSVDDPVRKAALEDLMRRIIRAQAWVNAHPGEWAEQVAKLSQISPDAANLQASRSRVEYVAATDSDVLSGWQKEVAYFHESGQFKRDFKVEDYVVKDFGDLISDENKKLAKTN, encoded by the coding sequence ATGAGACTTAGCAACATCACCAGGCTGATCCGCGGCGCAGGTCTAGCGATCGCCTGTTCAGCTTCGTTCGCAACCGCATCGCTGGGCCAGGACGCCACGGATCTCAGCAATCTGACCGTGACGGTCGGCACACCCAACAAGACAGGCCTGCACCGCCAGCTGATCGCCGCAAACGAGATCGAAAACCTGCCCTACAAGATTAAATGGGCCGATTTCGATTCCACGCCACCGCTCGTGGAGGCGCTTCGCGCCGGTCATGTCGATATTGCGGCTGGAGGCGATACCGGTGTGCTCGCAGCGATCGCCAACGGCGTCAAGGTGACGATCCTTGCCGGCACCTGGGAGCGCAAGGAGAGTGGCAGCGCCATTCTTGTGCGCGGTGACTCGCCGCTCAAGGACGTTGCCGACCTCAAGGGACACAAGGTTGCGTTGCCCTATTTCACCAAGCAGCATTATCAGTTCGCCAAGGCGCTTGAAGAGGCCGGAGTGCCGTTTGACAATAAGCTCATCTTGAACCTGAACACGACCGACGGCCTGTCGGCGCTGGTCAACGGCCAGGTCGACGCCTTTGTCGTCTGGGATCCGAATACGGCGATCGCCCAGCAGCAACACGGCGCACGTATCCTGAAATCCTTGAGCAAGGTGATCGATACGGCAGGCGTCCTTTACGCCCCGACATCTTCCGTCGACGATCCGGTGCGCAAGGCCGCGCTCGAGGATCTGATGCGCCGCATCATTCGGGCGCAGGCCTGGGTCAACGCTCATCCCGGCGAATGGGCCGAGCAGGTCGCCAAGCTATCGCAGATCTCGCCCGACGCGGCCAACCTGCAAGCCAGCCGTTCACGGGTGGAATATGTGGCTGCAACCGACAGTGACGTGCTGTCCGGCTGGCAGAAGGAGGTCGCTTATTTTCATGAAAGCGGCCAGTTCAAGCGCGATTTCAAGGTTGAGGATTACGTCGTCAAGGACTTCGGCGATCTGATCAGCGACGAAAACAAGAAGCTGGCGAAGACGAACTGA